A region of the Salvia splendens isolate huo1 chromosome 11, SspV2, whole genome shotgun sequence genome:
AATAACGACGCTGGTATATAAACAAGAATAGGGAAATCGCATAAACATAGCCGACCCTCTAGAATATAGAGATAATATCCAGTACTGATATATGTATCATATCCAAGGCTACCATAATCACGAGAAGGAATAGAATATCTGATAAAGAGCTCGGTTTCAAGATCAAGACaacatacaaaaacaaaaagattTCATCACGACACATACTAATGTTGTCTGGTGCTGCTGATGATTCTCCACTACCCTCTTTTTCCTAGAGTATATAGTACTAAACATGACATGTGATTGCTAAATAAAATCTTATATTGCTTACTTAATTTGCTCATTCCAAATCCATATACATAGTTAAAAACATATGTACTAGGCAGGGCAGGAAGCTCAATATATTCACGAGTAATTGGATTGCATATGCAAAGAATCTCACAAATATTATTGACTGTAGCGCACAACAAAATAAATCCATCAGCTGATCCAATCACATAACGATAATTATAGCCGTGACAAAGAGGCAACCAGAATTGGCAAAGTGGTTGGAGGGCCTCATCGCAGACCGTGAACCACCCCGTGTCTTCATTAGCGAAAACCAGGCCCGATTTCGGGCTATACGACGTAGCAAACTGGCGTCATGACTTACAAACACACTTGCACCTCGCAATGCTTCTAATCGGAGTCTCCTGAGGATCTCTCTCGTGATATCTTCCGGGAGATTTGTAAACAAACCTTCCTTCATTAGTTCAGTTAACGAATATTAGATGGATTTATGTTCTTAATATATTTTGGAAATTTAATGTTGCTAACCCTAGTGATAGTTATATAATGATTTGAGTGGATTTGGttttttttgaataaaagtCTATCCACGTAACTATTTTAACAGCGGAAGAACGGTGATGAGTAGATTGATTTAAAAGATTGAGATGAATATGAATAAAGAATGGGATAGAGTTGTTCCTAATTAACACTACAGAATTTGGGAGAAAATTTGGTAATCCTAATAATTTGTTAATATTGTATCATTGATGTTGTGTTTCTTGCAGGAAGTGATTTGAGTTGAGCAAAGTTCTGAGTTCTTGCATTAACTTGAGAGACTAGTTTTTCCTCTAACCCGAGTCACTAGGCCTGCCTAAAATCCCATTCATGAGTACCGGAGGGAAAGAAAAAAACGTGTGGGGGCTTCCTGGAAGGACTAGCCATGCTAGGCTGTTTTCTTCTTCGTTGCCCATCTTTTTTCATAAGAAGCGTAAGTACGAGGAATTGAAATCTTGATGTCATTATCTTGATTTTCTTTTATTCTATGGTGAAGTGAAGTATTAGATATGCTTGTTTCTGTTTGTAGTTAATTTTAATGAATCCAACCGAAGTGGTTTGTCGCTGGATGACGAATTTCCTAGCCTTAGCAAACTACAATTACAAGATGAAGTACTTGAACCACTGCCTGGTGATGAAGGTGAACTTTCTGACGATTTCGATCTCTCTTGGTTGCCAACTCAACTTGAGGACTTGGATGATGATATTTTTGCAAGTGGAGGTGGAATGGAAATCGAACCCGAATATCTACTCAATGGGACATCAAGGATGAGTCCTGACTCTATTGGTCCCAGCAGCATTGCACAATATGGCTTTGCAAATAGCGTTGGATCGGTTAGTAGTGAACATCCATACGGAGAGCATCCTTCAAGGACATTGTTTGTTCGCAATATCGACAGTAGTGTGAAAGATTCTGAACTGAAGTCTCTCTTTGAGGTATGTGTCAGTGTAACAAGATTCAAATTACTATTTTTCGAAATATCCTCAATATCGTACGAAAAACACTAATTCATgctctactttttctttctgctTCTGCTTAATAGCAATATGGAGATATCAGAACTCTTTATACAGCATGTAAGCATAGGGGTTTTGTGATGATATCTTACTATGACATCAGAGCTGCTCGAAGTGCAATGCGTGGCTTGCAAAATACGCCCCTGAGGCGAAGGAAACTCGACATCCATTTTTCAATTCCAAAGGTGAGAACCCCTGCCATCTGTTGATTTCGCTGTGTTTCGCTCAATTACTTATACCTTATACGACTATCGTTTCTTGGTACGTGCAGGACAATCCATCTGAAAAAAATCTCAACCAGGGAACTTTGGTGGTGTTCAATGTTGATGATTCTGTATCTAATGACGACCTTCGCCAAATTTTTGGTGCTTACGGGGGCGTGAGGGAGGTAAATCTTCTTACCGCGTCGAGTAGTATGATGCATCTAGAGATGTTACTTTGTTTGCTTGTATTTGATGAACTGAATTGCATTAACTGTAGATAAGGGAAACGCCACATAAACGACACCACAAGTTCGTCGAGTTTTATGATGTTAGAGGTGCAGATGCAGCTCTTAAGGCTTTGAACGGATGCGACATAGCTGGAAAGCGCATAAAGCTTGAACCTAGCCGGCCTGGTGGTGCTCGTCGCAGGTAACCTCTAAAAACCATGCTTGTTTTCGACTACACTGGCACTGTTTTCCACAAGTTTTTGTCATGATTTTTTTACTGTGAAGTTAAAATCTTGCTTCTTTAACTCATCATGCCTCTCCTCCAGCTTACTGCTGCAACCGAGCCAAGATCAGGAACTAGACGAAGCTCGAGGTCTCTGCCATCCAACAGGTTCACCCATAAGCAACTCTCCTCCAGGCATGTTAATGGAGAGTTTGTGTATTAAAACAATCTGTTACAGCTTTAATTCAAAAACTAACAATTGTGGTGTCTCTGCAGGTATTTGGAAGTATTTTGGCAGCCCGGTCGAGCAAAAGTCCTTGCACGGTTACAGTCAGTCGCCTCTTTTTGGAGGAAAGCTCAGCCCTGTAGGTAGCACTCACTTGTCTGGTTTGGCTTCTATTTTCCCTTCTCATGTATCAAGTCCTGTAAAGATTTCACCCATCGGTTCAAGAATAAGTCATTCGAACCGGGTATTTACCAACGGGGAGCATGGAGCACCCTATCAGCAACACTTTTCTGTTCCGGACTCGATGATAAGTTTAAGTCCTGGAACCGCTTCATCGTTTAGTGATTCCAAGCCGTCCAGTGTAGGAACGCTTTCTTGTCCTCAGTTTCTTTGGGGAAGTCCCTCTGTCCGCTCAGACCTCATTACCTCACAGAAAGGGCTCCCATTTCCATCTAGAGCACATGGAACCGGCTTCCCATTTCATGTTGGATCCGCTCCACCGGGTATTCAGATGGAAAGACATATTGGTTTTTTCGTTGAAAGTGGTTCTTCTAGCTCCCGGATGATGCCAATGTCCAGAAATGGTCCTATGTGTTTTGGAGGCAATGATGGAGCAATGGATCGTGGTCGAAGAAGGGCTGACAGCGGAAGCCAAATGGACTGTAAAAGCCAATACCAACTCGATTTGGATAAGATCAGAAATGGTGAAGATACTAGGACCACTTTGATGATTAAAAACATCCCGAACAAGTAAGAGTTCGTAATGCTCGCCTTATACGTGGTTTTGTATTCTGAATGCTTACTCCTGAACTGTTCTGTCTTCTCGTCCATGTCTAAAGGTACACTTCGAAGATGCTT
Encoded here:
- the LOC121756039 gene encoding protein MEI2-like 5, whose product is MSTGGKEKNVWGLPGRTSHARLFSSSLPIFFHKKLNFNESNRSGLSLDDEFPSLSKLQLQDEVLEPLPGDEGELSDDFDLSWLPTQLEDLDDDIFASGGGMEIEPEYLLNGTSRMSPDSIGPSSIAQYGFANSVGSVSSEHPYGEHPSRTLFVRNIDSSVKDSELKSLFEQYGDIRTLYTACKHRGFVMISYYDIRAARSAMRGLQNTPLRRRKLDIHFSIPKDNPSEKNLNQGTLVVFNVDDSVSNDDLRQIFGAYGGVREIRETPHKRHHKFVEFYDVRGADAALKALNGCDIAGKRIKLEPSRPGGARRSLLLQPSQDQELDEARGLCHPTGSPISNSPPGIWKYFGSPVEQKSLHGYSQSPLFGGKLSPVGSTHLSGLASIFPSHVSSPVKISPIGSRISHSNRVFTNGEHGAPYQQHFSVPDSMISLSPGTASSFSDSKPSSVGTLSCPQFLWGSPSVRSDLITSQKGLPFPSRAHGTGFPFHVGSAPPGIQMERHIGFFVESGSSSSRMMPMSRNGPMCFGGNDGAMDRGRRRADSGSQMDCKSQYQLDLDKIRNGEDTRTTLMIKNIPNKYTSKMLLLAIDETHKGAYDFLYLPIDFKNKCNVGYAFINMASPLHIISFFEAFDGKKWEKFNSEKVAALAYGRIQGKVALVSHFQNSSLINEDKRFRPILFQSEGQESDDLSNFSSSNLNIFVRQPDGSYTGDALDSPKGDQDQKPYGFWSN